A genomic stretch from Spongiibacter nanhainus includes:
- a CDS encoding cold-shock protein encodes MSTTTGKVKWFNETKGFGFIEQESGPDVFVHFSAINGSGFKTLAEGQAVEFEVQAGQKGPQAANVNVI; translated from the coding sequence ATGTCCACAACCACCGGTAAAGTAAAATGGTTCAACGAGACTAAAGGTTTTGGTTTCATTGAGCAGGAATCCGGCCCCGATGTATTTGTTCACTTCAGCGCTATTAACGGCTCTGGCTTCAAAACCCTGGCCGAAGGCCAAGCGGTTGAGTTTGAAGTTCAAGCCGGCCAAAAAGGCCCTCAAGCGGCCAATGTAAACGTCATCTAA
- a CDS encoding YgiQ family radical SAM protein, with translation MEPLVAPTTPPLFSYRPYWAECFGTAPFLPTSREEMDELGWDSCDIIIVTGDAYVDHPSFGMAVVGRVLEAQGFRVGIIAQPDWQSAEPFKALGQPNLFFGVAAGNMDSMINRYTADRRLRHDDAYSPDNVGGKRPDRAVIVYAQRCREAYKQTPIVVGSIEASLRRIAHYDYWSDKVRRSILLDSRADLLLYGNAERAIVDVAHRLSRGEAISEIQNLRGTAFIRDAVPEGWTVVDSSQVDTPGKIDPITSPYVDTSATPACKDAQNEEPAPAQAEQAIRIIDPLQARKTELDPQRSVIRLPDYETVKKDPVAYAHAARVLHLETNPGNARALVQRHGDKEVWLNPPPIPLETEELDSVFELPYQRRPHPRYGKARIPAYEMIRNSVNIMRGCFGGCTFCSITEHEGRIIQSRSQESIVREVEKIRDLSPGFTGVVSDLGGPTANMWRLRCKSEQIEKRCRRLSCVYPGICKNLDTDQTPLIDLYRAVRNVDGVKKVLIASGLRYDLAVETPEYVRELVTHHVGGYLKIAPEHSEDSPLSKMMKPGMGSYDRFKAMFDKYSKEAGKEQYLIPYFIAAHPGTRDEDMMNLAMWLKRNGFRADQVQAFYPSPMANATAMYHSGKNPLKKVTRNSEPVFAAKGLKQRRLHKAYLRYHDPDGWPAIRESLQKMGRRDLIGYGKKHLVPPRQPVNWTPKNGKAGAKGKRVLTQHTGLPPRARK, from the coding sequence ATGGAACCTCTCGTTGCACCCACTACTCCACCTTTGTTCAGCTACCGCCCCTATTGGGCGGAGTGCTTTGGCACCGCGCCCTTTTTGCCCACCTCCCGCGAAGAGATGGACGAATTGGGCTGGGACAGCTGCGATATCATCATCGTTACTGGGGACGCGTATGTCGATCACCCCAGTTTTGGCATGGCAGTGGTGGGCCGCGTTCTGGAAGCCCAGGGCTTTCGGGTCGGTATTATTGCGCAACCCGATTGGCAGTCCGCCGAGCCATTCAAGGCGCTCGGTCAGCCCAACCTGTTTTTTGGGGTGGCGGCCGGCAATATGGACTCGATGATCAACCGCTACACCGCCGATCGTCGCCTGCGCCACGACGACGCGTACTCACCGGATAATGTCGGCGGCAAACGCCCCGACCGGGCGGTCATAGTCTACGCCCAGCGCTGCCGCGAGGCCTATAAACAGACACCGATTGTGGTGGGCTCTATCGAGGCCAGCTTGCGGCGCATCGCCCACTACGATTACTGGAGCGACAAAGTGCGGCGCTCCATTCTGCTGGACTCCCGAGCCGACCTTTTGCTCTATGGCAACGCCGAGCGCGCTATCGTCGACGTCGCCCACCGGCTGTCCAGAGGCGAGGCGATCAGCGAGATTCAAAACCTGCGGGGTACGGCGTTTATTCGCGATGCGGTCCCGGAGGGCTGGACCGTGGTGGACTCCAGCCAAGTCGACACTCCGGGGAAAATAGACCCGATTACCAGTCCCTATGTGGATACCTCCGCGACCCCCGCCTGCAAAGACGCACAGAATGAGGAGCCTGCGCCCGCTCAAGCCGAGCAAGCAATACGCATCATCGATCCACTGCAAGCCCGCAAAACTGAGCTGGACCCACAGCGCAGCGTGATCCGCCTGCCCGATTACGAGACTGTCAAAAAGGATCCGGTGGCCTATGCCCACGCCGCACGGGTGTTGCACCTGGAGACCAACCCCGGCAATGCCCGGGCCTTGGTACAGCGCCACGGCGACAAAGAAGTGTGGCTCAATCCGCCCCCTATCCCCCTGGAAACCGAGGAACTGGACAGCGTCTTTGAGCTCCCCTATCAGCGCCGCCCTCACCCGCGCTACGGCAAGGCGCGCATTCCCGCCTACGAGATGATTCGCAACTCGGTGAATATTATGCGGGGCTGTTTTGGCGGTTGTACCTTCTGCTCCATTACCGAGCACGAGGGTCGCATCATTCAAAGCCGCTCCCAGGAATCCATTGTTCGGGAAGTCGAGAAAATTCGCGATCTATCCCCCGGCTTTACTGGCGTGGTTTCCGATTTGGGTGGTCCCACCGCCAATATGTGGCGACTGCGCTGTAAGAGTGAGCAGATTGAAAAACGTTGCCGACGCCTGTCCTGCGTTTATCCCGGTATTTGTAAAAACCTGGATACCGACCAGACCCCCCTGATCGATCTCTACCGGGCAGTGCGAAATGTCGACGGGGTGAAAAAAGTCCTTATTGCCTCCGGGCTGCGTTATGACCTGGCAGTGGAGACCCCGGAGTACGTCCGGGAGTTGGTCACCCATCACGTCGGCGGTTACCTGAAAATAGCACCGGAGCACTCCGAAGACAGCCCGCTTTCCAAGATGATGAAACCGGGCATGGGCAGTTACGATCGCTTTAAAGCGATGTTTGACAAGTACTCCAAAGAAGCGGGCAAAGAACAGTACTTGATTCCCTACTTTATTGCCGCCCACCCCGGCACCCGGGACGAAGACATGATGAATCTGGCGATGTGGCTCAAGCGCAACGGTTTTCGCGCCGACCAGGTCCAGGCCTTTTATCCCTCGCCAATGGCCAATGCCACCGCCATGTATCATTCGGGCAAAAACCCGCTGAAAAAAGTCACTCGCAACAGTGAACCGGTATTTGCCGCCAAGGGGCTTAAACAGCGCCGTCTACACAAGGCTTATCTGCGCTATCACGACCCCGATGGCTGGCCGGCGATTCGCGAGTCACTGCAGAAAATGGGTCGGCGAGATCTTATCGGCTACGGCAAAAAACATTTGGTGCCACCGCGTCAACCGGTGAACTGGACTCCCAAAAACGGCAAAGCCGGGGCCAAGGGCAAACGCGTCCTCACTCAACATACCGGTCTCCCACCGCGCGCCCGCAAGTAG
- the scpB gene encoding SMC-Scp complex subunit ScpB, with product MEQQQLKRVLEGALLAAGRPLELKHLAELFEDDERPDTVDLQDALLDIQRDCEGRGYTLKRVASGYRFQVVEEVAPWVGRLWEEKPQRYSRAMLETLALIAYRQPITRGDIEDIRGVAVSSHIIKTLQEREWVRVVGHKDVPGRPAMYATTRKFLDYFNLSNLDELPSLAEIADLDSLNGELALGDDSVDPAAEAANTDQAEAEAEAEAEAEAEAEAEAEAEAEAEAEAEAEAEAEADPDGSPYLENGR from the coding sequence ATGGAACAGCAACAGCTAAAACGCGTACTTGAAGGCGCCCTGCTGGCGGCAGGACGGCCACTGGAACTCAAACACCTGGCCGAACTATTTGAGGATGATGAACGTCCCGATACCGTCGATCTCCAGGATGCCCTGCTGGACATTCAGCGCGACTGCGAGGGGCGCGGTTATACCCTTAAGCGGGTTGCCAGTGGCTACCGTTTTCAGGTCGTGGAAGAGGTCGCGCCCTGGGTGGGCCGGCTGTGGGAGGAAAAGCCCCAGCGCTACTCCCGGGCCATGCTGGAAACCCTGGCACTGATTGCCTATCGGCAGCCCATCACCCGCGGCGATATCGAGGATATCCGCGGTGTGGCGGTGAGCTCCCATATTATCAAGACCCTGCAGGAGCGGGAGTGGGTGCGGGTGGTTGGCCACAAAGACGTTCCCGGACGGCCGGCCATGTACGCCACCACACGCAAATTTCTCGACTACTTCAATCTCAGCAACCTGGACGAGCTACCCAGCCTGGCAGAGATCGCCGATCTGGACTCGCTGAACGGAGAACTGGCCTTGGGCGACGACAGCGTTGACCCGGCTGCTGAGGCGGCGAACACTGATCAAGCCGAAGCCGAAGCCGAAGCCGAAGCCGAAGCCGAAGCCGAAGCCGAAGCCGAAGCCGAAGCCGAAGCCGAAGCCGAAGCCGAAGCCGAAGCCGAAGCCGAAGCCGAAGCCGATCCAGATGGATCTCCCTATCTGGAGAACGGCCGCTGA
- the rmf gene encoding ribosome modulation factor, with product MKRQKRDMTERAYQRGYQAGIGGRNKALCPHSQPKMKHEWMSGWREGRSDLWDGIDTATALQKQAFH from the coding sequence ATGAAAAGACAGAAACGCGATATGACTGAGCGTGCGTACCAACGTGGTTATCAAGCCGGCATCGGAGGACGGAACAAAGCGCTGTGTCCCCACAGCCAACCCAAAATGAAACACGAATGGATGTCAGGTTGGCGGGAAGGCCGCTCCGACCTGTGGGACGGCATCGACACCGCCACCGCGCTGCAGAAGCAAGCGTTTCACTAA
- the rlmKL gene encoding bifunctional 23S rRNA (guanine(2069)-N(7))-methyltransferase RlmK/23S rRNA (guanine(2445)-N(2))-methyltransferase RlmL, translated as MKQHLALNITCPKGLEGLLADECKALGAEVGRETVGAVSVSAPQEVTYRLCLWSRLANRVLLPLNDYPCHDADSLYAGMKAIDWSAHVAAGGTISVDFAGSNREIRNSHFGALRCKDAVVDAFQERGLDRPSVDKQRPDLRIHVRLRKGRAVVAIDFSGESLHRRGYRQAGAMAPLKENLAAALLLRADWPGIAARGGALIDPLCGSGTLLIEGAMMAMDIAPGLQRRYWGFSGWRQHRPDMWQRILEDAQRRQAVAMTRQWPEIRGYDAGGKILAQAQDNIDRAGLQSQVRVSRRELANLTRPTHREMNFGLVICNPPYGERLGDEAELVHLYRHLGQRLLAEFEGWQAAVFTGNPSLGKRMGLRSRRQYQFLNGTLPSKLLLFDVNADNAVKERTSAQGQPEAVAPKLSAGGEMFANRLRKNLKQLQKWRKREDVSCYRAYDADMPEYAVAVDVYGGAVHIAEYAAPSSVDEDKARQRLRDTVEACAQVFELPETKIAIKERRRQRGTEQYRRQSETGEFLEVEEGQAKLLVNLHDYLDTGLFLDHRPVRLDIAKRAAGQRFLNLFCYTGAATVHAGVGGARHSTSVDMSNTYLQWARRNLSLNGLSEVRHRTVRADCRQWLAECDEEFDLILLDPPTFSNSKRMEDVLDIQRDHVALIEGAMARLSAQGLLIFSNNRRDFQLDAAVTEGFCVEDRTSWSLDEDFKRRKKPIHYCWYITHR; from the coding sequence ATGAAGCAACATCTCGCCCTAAATATCACCTGCCCCAAAGGCCTGGAAGGTCTACTTGCCGACGAGTGCAAGGCGCTTGGGGCCGAGGTTGGACGGGAAACAGTCGGGGCGGTTAGCGTGTCGGCGCCTCAGGAAGTTACCTATCGCTTGTGCCTGTGGTCGCGGCTGGCCAACCGGGTATTGCTGCCCTTGAATGACTACCCCTGCCACGATGCAGATTCCCTCTATGCGGGTATGAAGGCAATTGACTGGAGCGCCCATGTGGCGGCGGGGGGCACCATCTCGGTGGATTTTGCAGGCAGCAACCGGGAAATCCGCAACAGTCACTTTGGTGCCCTGCGTTGCAAAGACGCGGTGGTGGATGCGTTTCAGGAGCGGGGCCTGGATCGCCCTTCGGTGGACAAACAGCGCCCGGATTTGCGCATCCATGTGCGGCTTCGCAAGGGGCGGGCAGTGGTTGCCATCGATTTTTCCGGTGAAAGCCTTCACCGCCGGGGCTACCGACAGGCCGGTGCCATGGCGCCCCTAAAGGAGAACCTCGCGGCGGCCTTATTGCTGCGGGCAGATTGGCCGGGTATCGCTGCCAGGGGAGGGGCGCTGATCGACCCACTCTGTGGCTCCGGGACCTTGTTGATAGAGGGCGCGATGATGGCGATGGATATCGCGCCGGGACTGCAGCGGCGTTACTGGGGCTTCAGTGGCTGGCGCCAGCACCGGCCTGATATGTGGCAGCGCATTTTAGAGGATGCCCAGCGCCGGCAGGCCGTGGCCATGACTCGCCAGTGGCCGGAGATTCGCGGTTACGACGCCGGCGGCAAAATACTGGCCCAGGCTCAGGACAATATTGATCGTGCCGGGCTGCAAAGCCAGGTCCGGGTCAGCCGTCGGGAATTGGCCAATCTGACCCGGCCCACCCACCGTGAAATGAACTTTGGCTTGGTGATCTGTAATCCTCCTTATGGTGAGAGGTTGGGTGACGAGGCCGAGTTGGTCCACCTCTATCGACATCTGGGGCAGCGGCTGTTGGCGGAGTTTGAGGGTTGGCAGGCGGCGGTGTTTACCGGTAATCCCTCACTGGGCAAGCGCATGGGTTTGCGCAGTCGTCGCCAATACCAGTTTCTTAACGGCACCCTGCCCAGCAAGCTGCTGTTGTTTGATGTGAATGCCGACAACGCGGTAAAGGAACGCACCTCGGCCCAAGGGCAACCCGAGGCTGTGGCACCAAAACTCAGTGCCGGCGGTGAGATGTTTGCCAACCGCCTGCGCAAGAATCTCAAGCAATTACAAAAATGGCGCAAGCGTGAAGATGTCAGCTGTTACAGAGCCTACGATGCCGATATGCCAGAGTATGCCGTAGCGGTGGATGTGTATGGCGGTGCTGTGCACATCGCTGAATATGCGGCGCCGTCTTCCGTCGATGAAGACAAAGCCCGGCAGCGGCTGCGGGATACGGTAGAGGCTTGTGCCCAGGTATTTGAACTTCCCGAGACCAAGATCGCCATCAAAGAACGCCGTCGACAACGGGGCACTGAGCAGTACCGCCGTCAGAGCGAAACCGGCGAGTTCCTGGAGGTTGAAGAAGGGCAGGCCAAGCTTTTGGTAAACCTGCACGACTACCTGGATACGGGCTTGTTTCTGGATCACCGGCCGGTGCGCTTGGATATAGCCAAACGCGCTGCAGGCCAACGCTTTTTGAACTTATTTTGCTACACCGGGGCGGCGACGGTTCACGCCGGTGTCGGCGGCGCTCGTCACAGCACATCGGTGGATATGTCCAATACTTACCTGCAATGGGCGCGCCGCAACCTGTCTCTCAATGGTCTAAGCGAGGTGCGGCATCGCACGGTGCGAGCCGACTGCCGGCAGTGGTTGGCAGAGTGTGACGAAGAGTTTGATTTAATCCTGCTCGACCCGCCGACCTTTTCCAACTCCAAGCGTATGGAGGATGTGTTGGATATTCAGCGGGATCATGTCGCGCTGATTGAGGGGGCAATGGCCCGTTTGTCGGCACAGGGGCTGCTGATCTTTTCCAATAATCGCCGGGATTTCCAGCTCGACGCTGCAGTAACAGAGGGGTTTTGTGTTGAGGACCGAACGTCCTGGTCGCTGGACGAAGACTTTAAACGGCGCAAAAAACCAATCCACTATTGCTGGTACATCACCCATCGCTAG
- the rluB gene encoding 23S rRNA pseudouridine(2605) synthase RluB, whose translation MTTTDEKLQKVLARAGLGSRREMERAISDGRVKVNGKTASLGDRVDPAARIAFDGRAIKTASPAAKRPRVLLYNKPEGEICSRKDPEGRRSVFDRLPRLKGERWVCVGRLDYNTTGLLLFTTDGELANKLMHPSTVIEREYLCRVMGVATEDNMRALVKGVALEDGVARFTDIVDGGGEGINHWYYVVIMEGRNREVRRLWESQGLQVNRLKRVRYGNVFIPSKVKVGQWTELAPKEVKDVYAMAGIAPPDEVESSAVPEKRKKAR comes from the coding sequence ATGACCACTACTGACGAGAAACTACAAAAAGTCCTGGCCCGTGCCGGCCTGGGTTCCCGCCGAGAAATGGAGCGGGCCATCAGCGACGGCCGGGTAAAGGTCAACGGTAAAACTGCCAGTCTGGGGGACCGGGTCGACCCCGCCGCTCGCATAGCCTTTGATGGTCGCGCGATAAAAACCGCGTCGCCAGCGGCCAAGCGCCCCCGGGTACTGCTGTATAACAAGCCCGAGGGCGAAATCTGCAGTCGCAAGGACCCCGAGGGCAGGCGTTCAGTATTCGATCGTCTGCCTCGCCTGAAAGGTGAGCGTTGGGTCTGTGTGGGCCGTTTGGACTACAACACTACGGGCTTGTTGCTGTTTACCACCGACGGCGAATTGGCCAATAAGCTCATGCACCCCTCTACCGTTATCGAACGGGAATACCTGTGCCGGGTGATGGGAGTGGCAACCGAGGACAATATGCGGGCCCTGGTCAAAGGTGTGGCCCTGGAAGATGGGGTGGCACGATTTACCGATATTGTTGACGGTGGCGGTGAAGGCATCAATCACTGGTACTACGTGGTGATCATGGAGGGGCGCAACCGGGAGGTCCGGCGATTGTGGGAATCACAGGGCCTGCAGGTTAACCGCCTCAAGCGGGTGCGCTATGGCAATGTCTTTATCCCCTCTAAGGTTAAGGTCGGGCAATGGACCGAGCTGGCCCCCAAGGAAGTGAAAGACGTCTACGCCATGGCTGGGATCGCCCCGCCCGATGAGGTGGAGAGTAGTGCGGTGCCTGAAAAACGAAAAAAGGCCCGTTAG